The region TTAGCACGGATAATGGATAAGCCAAGCTCAAGTGCCTTTTGGTTCACCAGGTTTGCTTTTTTCTTATGGAGATCGTAAGCATACAACTTCCCTTGATTTTGCATTTTTTCTGCCATATGAGTTGCCTTACCGCCTGGAGCACTGCAAGCCTCAAGAACATCCATACCAGGCTTGGCATCGATCATTTCCCCGACTAACATCGAGCTTTGATCCTGGACAGTAACCAGTCCACTGGAGAATAATTCGGTTTTTAAAATATTCCCCTTATCTACAATGATTCCTTGTTCCGAAAAAACGGACGGACGGACCTCCAGACACTGCTCTGTCAGCCTCCGGATTGCTTCCTGTCTGGATAACTTAAGTGGCTGAATTCGAATAGCGCTTGGTTTATGGGAAACATTCGCCTCACACATCTGCTGCGTTAATGCTTGACCATACATAGAGATCCAGCGCTTGACGAGCCATACCGGATGACTTGTTTCCACTGCAATTCGATCTACAGTATCAGTAAGCGTTGCCGTATCCGGTACTCCTTGCCGCTGAATACTGCGAAGTACACCATTTACGAGTGAGGCAACACCCTTATGCCCCCGTTTTTTTGCAATCTCAACCGCTTCGTTAATAATCGCATGATCAGGAACCTTGGATAAATAAACGATTTGATAAACCGACATCCGTAATAACATCCAAGCCCAGGGTGCAATTTTTTTCTTGGAATGTACAAACGTATCCAGGTAAAAATCCAGGGTCATTTTTCGTTGGATAGTCCCGTAAACAATTTCTGTCAGCAGCCCTTCATCTTTCGGGTCAACTTTTCCACTCTTTAGCTTGTTGTCAATTACCAGATGACTATATGCCCCGTCTTTATCCATCCTAAGCAATATATCCAGGATAACTTCCCTTACATTATTCATCTGATGTGTCTCCCATTTTGGTTCCCGTTTTGATACGATCTGCTGAACCTCTTAGGTATTGGGCAACAGTCATCCGTTTTTTTCCCGCCGGTTGGATTTCCTTTACATAAATAGCCTGTTGATTTCCGCAAACGACGGTAAACCCATCCTGATCTACTCGGACAATTTCACCGGGTTGCCCTTGGTACTCCTGATGATCCGGCTCTCCCCACCATATTTTCATCGGTTTATTGTTATAAGTGGTAAAGGCAACCGGCCAAGGATTTAACCCCCTGATTTGGTTATAGACAACATCATTACTGTTTGACCAATCGATTTTTTCTTGCTCCCGTTTAATATTTGCTGCAAATGTTGCCAGTTCCTCATTTTGTGGTTGCGGTATGATTGTATGGTCAGCGAGTTTTGGCAATGTTTCCAGCAACAAATCCGCGCCGGCTAGTGATAATTTATCATGTAACTTGCCAACAGTATCATTATCGGCAATGGCAACTTTTTTTTGCGTCAAAATATCACCGGCATCTAATTTTTCCACCATATACATGATGGTAACGCCGGTTTCTTGTTTTCCTTGTAAAATCGCATAATGGATTGGAGCACCACCGCGCAATTCCGGTAACAGAGAGGCATGGACATTAATGCAGCCAAACGCTGGTACCTGCAATAGTTCAGCGGGCAGGATTTGTCCATAAGCAGCTGTGACAATTAAGTCTGGCTGGCAGTCGATAATCGGCTGGAAATCATGTTTTAATTTCTCCGGTTGAAAAACAGGAATTCCCAATTTTTCAGCAGCGTCTTTTACGGGTGAGGCGGTAAGCGTTTTTTTTCTCCCCTTGGGCCGATCAGGTTGGGTGACAACTAAAGGAATATCATAATCCGCTTTTACCAGTGCTTCAAGAATCGGCACCGAAAAGTCCGGTGTTCCCATAAATACAATACGTTTCACTAAGCATCCCTACTTCCTACATCAGTTGATACGGCTGCATGTCCACCGTTATCTTCAGATCATCTTTTCTAATATCCTCATCAAATTGCTGGATAATTTTCCGGATGAGGTTCCGTAATTGTGGTTCATGCTTGTATTTTATCATGCATTGATAACGATATCTATCTTTCATCCTGGCAATTGGTGATGGTGTCGGACCAAGAATGACCGTTTTTTCATTTACATGTTTGCTTAATAATTGCACCATTTTTTGCGTTGTTTGTACTACTTTTACACGATTTTCATGGGACACAGTTAATAACGCCAAAAAAACATATGGCGGATATTGGAATGTTCTGCGTGTGTTCATTTCCGTTCGATAAAATTGCAGATACTCGTATGTGCTTGCAAGTGTAATACTATAATGTTCCGGTGTGTAGGTTTGCACAATGACCTCACCGGGCAGTTCATGGCGCCCGGCCCTGCCACTTACTTGCGTTAATAGCTGGAACGTTTTTTCTGATGACCGAAAATCTGGCAAGTGCAACATCGAATCCGCCGTCAAAACACCAACAAGGGTGACATTTTCAAAATCCAGCCCCTTGGCAATCATTTGCGTTCCCAATAAAATATCGGCCTGTCCATTGGCAAATTTCGTTAATAGTTTTTCATGTGCCCCTTTTCTTCTGGTTGTGTCGACATCCATGCGTATGACCTTTGCATCAGGAATCAACTGTGTCAACGCTTCTTCTACCCGTTGCGTTCCCGTTCCAAAATAACGGATTAAATCACTTTGACATTCTGGACAGAACATAGGCATAGGTTCTTCATAGGAGCAATAATGACATTTTAATTGATTGCTATTTTTATGATAAGTTAACGCAATATCGCAATGGGGACACTCTTTCACATGCCCGCATTCCCGACACATGACAAAAGTGGAATACCCCCGGCGATTTAACAGCAGGACAACTTGTTCTCCTTTTTCGATACGCTGTTCAATTTTTGCTTTTAAATCATGGGAAAACATAGTACGGTTACCAGCGTGCAGTTCCTTACGCATATCAACAATTTGTACATCCGGCATCCCTTGATCATTTGTACGCTTCGTTAATGTAGCAAGTTGATATACCCCTTTTTCGGCTCTGGCATAGGATTCAAGCGTTGGTGTTGCACTTCCCAGGATGACCGGGCAGTGGTGGTTTTTGCCACGGTAAATTGCAACATCCCTGGCATGATAACGCGGCTGATCCTCCTGCTTGTAGCTTGTCTCATGTTCTTCATCGATAATCACTACGCCAATATTCTCAAAAGGCGCAAAGATGGCAGACCTGGCTCCAACGACAACCTGAACTTCTTTACGTTGAATCTTCCGCCATTCATCATACTTCTCCCCAGCTGACAATCCACTATGCATGACCGCGACATTGGCGCCAAACCGTCCTTTAAACCGATGGACCATTTGTGGTGTCAGGGAAATTTCCGGAACGAGTACGATTGCTTCTTTTCCCTTTTCAATGACGTCCTGGATCGTTTGTAAATAAATTTCCGTCTTTCCACTACCGGTTACACCATGTAGCAAAAATACATCATGTTCGTTTTCGGCAATTTTATGTTTGATTGGCCGAATCGCCCGTTCTTGTTGATCGGTTAAGGTTAAGGGGCTGGTTTGGACAATTTGCGTATCATCATATGGATTGCGAAACACTTCCACCTTTTTGGCAGATAGCAGCTGTTTTTCAATCAATTTGTTCACGGTTTGTGTGGTAGTTTTAAATTGCTTTAATAGTTTTGTTTGTTCGACTGGTTCCGGGTGTTCACTAAAAAATAACAGCAAATCCCGTTGCTTTGCCGCATTTTTAGCTAAATCATGAATCGCTTCCTCAAGCAAATAGGAATCCTTATTCGCCTCAATCATGGTGACATATTTCTTGGTAATCCTGGATTTGACCAGGTAATTAATCATGATATCACCAGCTGAGATGGCATCACGCACATGGGCATAAGAAACCGGACCATTGGTGATTTCGTCATATGCTATTGTATCCCGTCCAGCAAATACAGTCTCCAAATCCGGCGCTAATTCGCCTTGTGTTAAGCGAACAAGTTCTTTTTTATATTGTGACTTCAAAACTTGCGGGAGCATTGCCTGATAAATAGTAATATAAAGACTCAATGTTTCTTCAGCCAGCCATTTGCCAAGATCAAGCAGTTCATCGGTTAGTACAGGCATTAAATCAAGTACATCAATCAATTCTTTTAGCTTTTTAAACGATGACTCTTGTGCAAATCCGACGACATATCCCATGACTCTTCTTGGACCAAAGGGAGCAATTACGCGCATACCGGTTTGCAGTATGTCCATAAACCGCTCCGGAATCAAATAATCAAAAGTTTGGTTGATGGATCCTGCCGGGACGTCGACTATTACTTTGGCTATCTTCACTTGGAACCATCCTTCATATCCCGGCTGATGAAGGAAATAATCTTATCCGCAATAT is a window of Lentibacillus daqui DNA encoding:
- the rsmB gene encoding 16S rRNA (cytosine(967)-C(5))-methyltransferase RsmB — protein: MNNVREVILDILLRMDKDGAYSHLVIDNKLKSGKVDPKDEGLLTEIVYGTIQRKMTLDFYLDTFVHSKKKIAPWAWMLLRMSVYQIVYLSKVPDHAIINEAVEIAKKRGHKGVASLVNGVLRSIQRQGVPDTATLTDTVDRIAVETSHPVWLVKRWISMYGQALTQQMCEANVSHKPSAIRIQPLKLSRQEAIRRLTEQCLEVRPSVFSEQGIIVDKGNILKTELFSSGLVTVQDQSSMLVGEMIDAKPGMDVLEACSAPGGKATHMAEKMQNQGKLYAYDLHKKKANLVNQKALELGLSIIRANQADARQLGTQHAAESFDRILVDAPCSGLGVIRGKPEIKYNKTLADIERLATIQLEILESVAPLLKKDGKLIYSTCTVDQTENEGVVQAFLHQNPNFAIDDSFFAELPEPLKQSPGITRYGLQIFPQSFQTDGFFLTRLRKAEVSG
- the priA gene encoding primosomal protein N', which codes for MKIAKVIVDVPAGSINQTFDYLIPERFMDILQTGMRVIAPFGPRRVMGYVVGFAQESSFKKLKELIDVLDLMPVLTDELLDLGKWLAEETLSLYITIYQAMLPQVLKSQYKKELVRLTQGELAPDLETVFAGRDTIAYDEITNGPVSYAHVRDAISAGDIMINYLVKSRITKKYVTMIEANKDSYLLEEAIHDLAKNAAKQRDLLLFFSEHPEPVEQTKLLKQFKTTTQTVNKLIEKQLLSAKKVEVFRNPYDDTQIVQTSPLTLTDQQERAIRPIKHKIAENEHDVFLLHGVTGSGKTEIYLQTIQDVIEKGKEAIVLVPEISLTPQMVHRFKGRFGANVAVMHSGLSAGEKYDEWRKIQRKEVQVVVGARSAIFAPFENIGVVIIDEEHETSYKQEDQPRYHARDVAIYRGKNHHCPVILGSATPTLESYARAEKGVYQLATLTKRTNDQGMPDVQIVDMRKELHAGNRTMFSHDLKAKIEQRIEKGEQVVLLLNRRGYSTFVMCRECGHVKECPHCDIALTYHKNSNQLKCHYCSYEEPMPMFCPECQSDLIRYFGTGTQRVEEALTQLIPDAKVIRMDVDTTRRKGAHEKLLTKFANGQADILLGTQMIAKGLDFENVTLVGVLTADSMLHLPDFRSSEKTFQLLTQVSGRAGRHELPGEVIVQTYTPEHYSITLASTYEYLQFYRTEMNTRRTFQYPPYVFLALLTVSHENRVKVVQTTQKMVQLLSKHVNEKTVILGPTPSPIARMKDRYRYQCMIKYKHEPQLRNLIRKIIQQFDEDIRKDDLKITVDMQPYQLM
- the fmt gene encoding methionyl-tRNA formyltransferase, which translates into the protein MKRIVFMGTPDFSVPILEALVKADYDIPLVVTQPDRPKGRKKTLTASPVKDAAEKLGIPVFQPEKLKHDFQPIIDCQPDLIVTAAYGQILPAELLQVPAFGCINVHASLLPELRGGAPIHYAILQGKQETGVTIMYMVEKLDAGDILTQKKVAIADNDTVGKLHDKLSLAGADLLLETLPKLADHTIIPQPQNEELATFAANIKREQEKIDWSNSNDVVYNQIRGLNPWPVAFTTYNNKPMKIWWGEPDHQEYQGQPGEIVRVDQDGFTVVCGNQQAIYVKEIQPAGKKRMTVAQYLRGSADRIKTGTKMGDTSDE